TCCTTTCAATCAGACTCAGGAAATTACTTTTCTCATCTGTGGCCCTCTAACTCCCATTGTTCTCAGCAGAAATGAAGCCACAGGCCACCTGGAATAGCCTgaatgtggcagctgctggtttcATTCTTGCTGCCACAAGGGGCAGGCTTGACCATTTGGAAAAAGGACAGCTCCTCGTGGTGAACTCTATGGTCATACTCTGCTTCACGACTAAATCGGCTATTTTGGAGGCTGGAAATTCTTTCTGAGATTCTCTAAAGGAGATTTGATATCCTGGCAGCAAAACCTCAAGTTATGAACGATAACAACAAAAATACCAATCACATTATATTGTTCCTACAAAAGCAACtgagaagacaggaaaaggaaacTTTGGTTGTGGGGGAACAGTGAAGGAGTGAAAAGGTGTGCAAGAAaaaactggtgtgtgtgtgtgtgtgtgtgtgtgtgtgtgtagaagacTGTGAAGTGCAATAGTGCGCATGGTGCAATAGAACGTGTGGTGCAGGAGGGTAGAAAGTGGTGTGCGTGTGCGCGAAAGAGAACTTGCCATGCAGGCGGGAAGGGAAAACGATGTATTCGTgcccaggagggaaggggaacagGTATACAGTGAGGCTGGGAAGTGGTGCGTGTAGTCGGAAAGGGGGtactgctggggtgtgggaggttcTCTGTAACACCGActctcagccccactcctggcagCACAGCCCGCTATGACAGTGCACTGGAGATGGGTTGGGATCAGCACCATCGCTTCTGGACAGCTCCTTCCCCGGCGTCCCCCTCCTCCaccgccctgcagcacagcgccccctagtgccacgcTGGACCGTTGGGATCGGAACTGGGTGTGAGGGGAGAGCGCCCGACGCAACCCAAACCCCACTGCTTGTAGTCCCACTCTTTTAAACCCCCCCGTTTCCCTTAAACGCTCAGTCAGTGCCCTCAATTTGACCATGACTAATGAGGACCATTGGGATCTGCCAATAGGGAACCTCATTAGTCAATAACAATAAATCAGATGCCAACAGCTGAATATCAGCACAAAAGAGAGTGGCTCAGGGTAGAGGAGACAGAACAACATGAGCAGGGAGAGGCGACAGCCCAGAGACGTGCAGCCACGACAGAAGTAGCAGAAGCAAGAAAGGACGCACTCGAGCTGAactaaaaaaccaaacaaagttGAGTAACGATGCATATAAATAGAGAAACTGCTGGAGAATACCAGCACTCGGACCCGCTTAGCTCAACTTTCCAGCATGAGGGGCAGGCGCACGAGCCCTGTGGCAGGAATTTCCTGGATGGTCTCCGATAGGGGACATCGATCCGAGCCCCTGCCTGGTTGAAGCTAGCAACCCGTCAGAGCCAACGCCACCTCCTGAAATGTTTCATCAGGAGGGTTTGATGGAGGTCTTAGAACAAGGAAGAGAGCAAGTGGGAGACCTTTGATGTGCCAGTCACAGCACTGCAGCTTGGATGTAAAGCAGGTAAATATACCCAGAAGGGCAGCTAAGGGACTGGTGTAACACCCAAGTCAGgctctctctgctgctcttcctcaCAATGGGGCCAGGTCCCACACAAGCAGAAAGTCCCACCACCAATGGCCAGTGAGTCCTTTATACCCTGGAACAGCCACTTCCTACTTCATGGGGGCCCAAGTGGGCAGCCCAGAAGGAAGCAAAACTTTTCTAGTGAGCAGCACCAGCACTGACTTCCAGACTGAAAGTTTCTTCCTATCCCAGTTCACTATCAGTTGAGTCCGACTCATCCACTCCTTGGTGCCCCAGGCTGAAATTTAACCTGCACCATGGGGCAAGCATGGGGACTGGCCAGAAAAGTCATTGGGAGGGGTCTTTAGAAGGATTTCCCCTTGTCAcattggggctgcaggaggttggAGTCTGGGGAGAGGGCACTaggagtgaggactcctgggttctagagCTAGCGTCCTTGCTCTAAGAAGGAGATATGGTCTagagggttagatgggggctgaggtggggcttCAGTTATTTTCCTCAGCTCTGTGAGGTGAGTGACATGTGGGACAGGGGCTAGCGAGAGAGAGGCAGGATTCCTGGGTTGtacttccagctctgggaggtaagtggggtcccagtggttagagcagggatggTCGGGTGGCTGGTTAACAGGACTCCTGAATTCAGCTCCTGGTTCTTAGACTGGAGCAGGGTCTAGTGGGTAGAGCAGAGGGCATCAGAGGCCGGGAGTCAGGACTTCTGGTCTTGATTCTTCCCCTGCACGTGGGTGAGTCCTATCCCAAACACCCCAGCAAATGTCATTCATGGTGTCTCTGCTCAttcatccctgacctcttggTTTCACCTGCAGACACACGAACAGATTGAATGGAGTGCGGGAACCGGTCCCAACTATCTCATTTTATCCTGGTGGGGCTCCCGTACCCCCCAGCACTGCGGGTGCCCttgttcctcttcttcctcctcatctACCTGTTGACGCTCTGCGGGAACCTGCTCATCCTGCTGGCAGTGGTCCTGGATGGCCGGCTACACAAGCCCATGTACTGGTTCCTCTGCCACTTGTCCTTCATAGACGTGGCGGTCTCCTCCGTGGTGGTGCCCAAGGTGGTGGCCACATTTCTGCCAGGCGGTGGGGACATCTCCTTCCAGGGCTGTGCGGCTCAGCTCTTCTTCTTCCACTTCCTGGTCTGGACCGAGTGTCTCCTCTACACggtcatggcctacgaccgcttcCTGGCCATCTGCAAGCCCCTGCGATACAGCGTCATTATGAACCGCAGAGCCTGCCTGTGTCTGGCCGCGGGGACCTGGCTAGGGGGCTCCATACACTCCACCATACAGACCTTCCTCACCTTTCATCTGACTTATGGCCGGGGCACCCGGGTAGGTTCCATCTTCTGCGATATCCCAGCCATGCTCAAGCTGGCATGTGGGGACACGGCATTCAACGAGCAGGTGACATTTGTTGACATTGGCTTTCGGGCCATCATCTGCTTCCTGCTGATCCTCACCTCGTATGTCTACATCACGTCAGCCATCTTGAGGATCCGCTCCGCCGAGGGCAGGCGCCGGGCCTTCTCCACCTGCGCAGCTCACGTCGCTGTGTTGGTGACCTACTACGTGCCCTTGGTCTTCATCTATATGAGGCCAGGTTCCCAGCATCCCCTCGATAGCGTGGTGGCTGTTTTCTACACCACAGTGACCCCGTTTCTGAACCCCCTCATCTACACCCTGAGGAACCAGGAGATGAAAGCTGCCCTGATGAAGCTGGCAGGGAAGCAGGAAGCTGCTCGGACCTGAAGCAGG
The window above is part of the Carettochelys insculpta isolate YL-2023 chromosome 32, ASM3395843v1, whole genome shotgun sequence genome. Proteins encoded here:
- the LOC142004549 gene encoding olfactory receptor 10G6-like, giving the protein MECGNRSQLSHFILVGLPYPPALRVPLFLFFLLIYLLTLCGNLLILLAVVLDGRLHKPMYWFLCHLSFIDVAVSSVVVPKVVATFLPGGGDISFQGCAAQLFFFHFLVWTECLLYTVMAYDRFLAICKPLRYSVIMNRRACLCLAAGTWLGGSIHSTIQTFLTFHLTYGRGTRVGSIFCDIPAMLKLACGDTAFNEQVTFVDIGFRAIICFLLILTSYVYITSAILRIRSAEGRRRAFSTCAAHVAVLVTYYVPLVFIYMRPGSQHPLDSVVAVFYTTVTPFLNPLIYTLRNQEMKAALMKLAGKQEAART